One segment of Nakamurella flava DNA contains the following:
- a CDS encoding Wadjet anti-phage system protein JetD domain-containing protein has protein sequence MMRGGGSSRTAWTQPVDVVEALRRRWETGVLPRALADGQQWAPFSFAVRGPTARQIAETPDAVRSWLELWRPSVGRPWRVQTTAAAAPGAARLADLTEDADPAEGSDAAVLRIPEAVWIDEPATAWTLLQVQPDVAWLTERLDTAARETPRLREWMGAYPLRVLALRDEWDTLMATVVWISRQSRKDLYLRQIDVPGVDTRFLERHRNVLTDLLDRQLPTGRIDRTAARAEFEQRFGFRRRPTFVRFRPLRGDQRFAGLPDLSVRSDDFAALAPIGARVMAVENEATYLAVPDLTDTVIVLGSAALAADGVAVPPWLAERELLYWGDIDTHGFAVLDRLRHRHPRVRSLLMDRTTLAEHRGHWSREDSPKVVMLDRLDDEEQLTYREITDNVHGPAVRLDSERVRMSALYRALRLPLGGPS, from the coding sequence ATGATGCGCGGCGGGGGATCGAGCCGGACGGCGTGGACGCAGCCCGTCGACGTCGTCGAGGCGCTGCGGCGGCGCTGGGAGACCGGGGTGCTGCCCCGGGCGCTGGCCGACGGGCAGCAGTGGGCGCCGTTCTCCTTCGCCGTCCGCGGACCGACGGCCCGGCAGATCGCCGAGACCCCGGACGCCGTCCGCAGCTGGCTGGAACTCTGGCGACCGAGCGTGGGACGACCGTGGCGGGTGCAGACCACGGCGGCCGCCGCCCCCGGGGCCGCCCGGCTGGCCGACCTCACCGAGGACGCCGATCCCGCCGAGGGCTCGGACGCCGCCGTCCTGCGGATCCCCGAGGCGGTGTGGATCGACGAACCGGCCACCGCGTGGACTCTGCTGCAGGTGCAACCCGACGTCGCTTGGCTGACCGAACGGCTGGACACGGCCGCCCGGGAGACGCCCCGTCTGCGGGAGTGGATGGGTGCCTACCCGTTGCGCGTGCTGGCGCTGCGCGACGAGTGGGACACCCTGATGGCCACCGTCGTCTGGATCTCCCGCCAGAGCCGCAAGGACCTCTACCTGCGGCAGATCGACGTCCCCGGCGTCGACACCCGGTTCCTCGAACGGCACCGCAACGTGCTCACCGACCTGCTCGACCGGCAGTTGCCGACCGGCCGGATCGACCGCACCGCGGCCCGGGCCGAGTTCGAGCAGCGGTTCGGGTTCCGGCGGCGGCCGACCTTCGTCCGGTTCCGGCCGCTGCGCGGCGACCAGCGGTTCGCCGGCCTGCCCGATCTGTCGGTCCGCAGCGACGACTTCGCTGCTCTGGCCCCCATCGGGGCGCGGGTGATGGCCGTCGAGAACGAGGCCACCTACCTGGCCGTCCCCGATCTCACCGACACCGTCATCGTGCTCGGCAGCGCCGCGCTCGCCGCCGACGGGGTGGCCGTCCCGCCCTGGCTGGCCGAGCGGGAGCTGCTGTACTGGGGTGACATCGACACCCACGGGTTCGCCGTCCTCGACCGGCTCCGCCACCGGCACCCGCGCGTGCGGTCGTTGTTGATGGACCGGACCACGCTGGCCGAGCACCGCGGGCACTGGAGTCGTGAGGACTCGCCGAAGGTCGTGATGCTCGACCGTCTGGACGACGAGGAGCAGCTGACCTACCGGGAGATCACCGACAACGTGCACGGCCCGGCCGTCCGGCTCGATTCCGAGCGGGTGCGGATGTCGGCGCTGTACCGGGCGCTCCGGCTGCCGCTGGGCGGTCCGTCGTAG
- a CDS encoding MFS transporter, with the protein MTTPPRDPVDKQSDDALVYGTPRARAVLVATVLGSGLAQLDGTVVSVALPRIGADLGAGLTGLQWTVNAYTLVLAGLLLLGGSLGDRLGRRRIYILGVVWFTVASAGCSLAPDAGTLIAMRALQGAGAALLTPGSLAILQASFRPQDRSTAVGAWSGLGGVATAIGPLVGGLLVGVAPWGWRLVFLINVPLAAIVIVLARRYIPESRDTEAIGRLDYPGAVLACVSLAGIVYGLTEGPATGWGTAATVALVAGLVLLLVFLLVEARSTSPLLPLGLFRNPVFAATNGVTLVLYAALSGMLFLLPVQLQVVAGFSPVAAGVATLPITVVMLLLSARMGRLAQRIGPRLPMTIGPLLAGGAMLWLSRIGADATYLSSVLIPMVLFGLGLSFTVAPLTTTVLAAAPEHQVGVASAINNDVARVAGLLAVAVLPGLAGLGPAASTDPALFSAGYGRAVLIAGGLCALGGVLAFLTVPGRRGDADGSASSGHPAAEGDDPALDCPACPVSSPHIRPR; encoded by the coding sequence ATGACGACACCGCCGCGCGACCCGGTCGACAAGCAATCTGACGACGCCCTGGTCTACGGCACGCCCCGCGCCCGCGCCGTGCTCGTCGCGACGGTCCTCGGCAGCGGGCTGGCCCAACTGGACGGCACCGTCGTATCCGTGGCGCTGCCGCGGATCGGTGCGGACCTGGGCGCCGGGCTGACCGGACTGCAGTGGACCGTCAACGCCTACACGCTGGTGCTGGCCGGTCTGCTGCTGCTCGGTGGGTCCCTCGGCGACCGGCTCGGTCGCCGCCGGATCTACATCCTGGGCGTCGTCTGGTTCACCGTCGCCTCGGCCGGCTGCTCGCTCGCCCCGGATGCGGGGACGCTCATCGCCATGCGTGCCCTGCAGGGCGCCGGCGCGGCGCTGCTCACCCCGGGATCCCTGGCCATCCTGCAGGCGTCGTTCCGGCCGCAGGACCGCTCGACCGCGGTCGGCGCCTGGTCCGGCCTGGGCGGGGTGGCGACCGCGATCGGGCCGCTGGTCGGTGGCCTGCTGGTCGGTGTCGCGCCGTGGGGGTGGCGGCTGGTGTTCCTCATCAACGTGCCGCTGGCCGCGATCGTCATCGTGCTGGCCCGCCGCTACATCCCGGAATCACGGGACACCGAGGCAATCGGGCGGCTCGACTACCCCGGTGCGGTGCTGGCCTGCGTGAGCCTGGCGGGCATCGTCTACGGGCTGACCGAGGGGCCGGCCACCGGCTGGGGAACCGCGGCCACGGTCGCCCTGGTCGCCGGACTGGTGCTGCTCCTCGTGTTCCTGCTGGTCGAGGCCCGGTCGACCAGCCCACTGCTGCCGCTGGGCCTGTTCCGCAATCCGGTGTTCGCCGCCACCAACGGCGTCACCCTGGTCCTGTACGCCGCGCTGTCCGGGATGTTGTTCCTGTTGCCGGTGCAACTGCAGGTGGTCGCCGGGTTCAGTCCGGTCGCCGCCGGGGTCGCGACCCTGCCGATCACCGTCGTCATGCTGCTGCTGTCGGCGCGGATGGGCCGGCTGGCCCAGCGGATCGGGCCACGGCTGCCGATGACGATCGGCCCGCTGCTGGCCGGTGGGGCCATGTTGTGGCTGTCCCGGATCGGCGCCGACGCCACCTACCTGAGCTCGGTGCTGATCCCGATGGTGCTCTTCGGCCTGGGTCTGTCGTTCACCGTCGCGCCGCTGACCACGACGGTGCTGGCCGCCGCCCCGGAGCATCAGGTGGGCGTCGCCTCGGCCATCAACAACGACGTCGCCCGGGTCGCCGGGCTGCTGGCCGTCGCCGTGCTGCCCGGCCTGGCCGGGCTGGGCCCGGCCGCGTCGACCGACCCGGCGCTCTTCTCGGCCGGATACGGCCGGGCGGTACTCATCGCCGGTGGGCTGTGCGCCCTGGGCGGAGTACTGGCTTTCCTGACCGTGCCGGGCCGGCGGGGCGACGCGGACGGTTCTGCGTCATCCGGTCACCCGGCAGCTGAGGGGGACGATCCGGCGCTGGACTGCCCGGCGTGCCCGGTCAGCTCCCCGCATATCCGGCCCCGCTGA
- a CDS encoding ribbon-helix-helix protein, CopG family has product MKLSVSLSEQDVQVLDDYARDQGLPSRSAALQRAIALLRHPQLEREYAQAWEDWQGSSDEEAWDDTVGDGLRDATR; this is encoded by the coding sequence ATGAAACTCAGTGTGAGCCTGTCCGAGCAGGATGTACAGGTTCTCGACGACTACGCCCGGGACCAGGGACTGCCGTCACGGTCGGCCGCTCTACAGCGAGCCATCGCTCTCCTCCGACACCCCCAACTCGAGCGCGAGTACGCGCAGGCATGGGAGGACTGGCAAGGCTCATCCGACGAGGAAGCCTGGGACGACACGGTGGGCGACGGTCTGCGCGATGCGACGCGGTGA
- a CDS encoding FAD-binding oxidoreductase, whose amino-acid sequence MTDEPLHPRLLAAGPHVGTGAWRTATVVEVVHPSPRAVILRLRVPDRIDHLPGQHYAVRLTAEDGYVAQRSYSVASAPADPLLELWVERLVDGEVSGFLAEVVEPGDELVIRGPIGGWFVWDGMTPAVAVGGGSGAVPLLAMLRHAQAVGATDRLRLAVAARTLDDLPFPDEFAAAGAVVALSRTDYEGRPAGHLTAAEVAPLLRPDATGFVCGSTPFAEFATQLLVDGGLPAAALRVERFGPSG is encoded by the coding sequence GTGACTGACGAGCCTTTGCACCCGCGGCTGCTCGCGGCCGGTCCGCACGTGGGCACCGGGGCGTGGCGGACGGCGACCGTCGTCGAGGTGGTGCACCCCAGCCCGCGGGCGGTGATCCTGCGGTTGCGCGTCCCCGACCGCATCGACCACCTGCCCGGCCAGCACTACGCCGTCCGGCTCACCGCCGAGGACGGCTACGTCGCCCAGCGTTCCTACTCGGTGGCCTCCGCCCCGGCGGACCCCCTGCTGGAGCTGTGGGTGGAACGCCTGGTCGACGGCGAGGTGTCCGGGTTCTTGGCCGAGGTCGTCGAGCCCGGTGACGAGCTGGTCATCCGCGGGCCGATCGGCGGCTGGTTCGTCTGGGACGGCATGACGCCGGCCGTCGCGGTGGGCGGCGGCAGCGGGGCGGTCCCGTTGCTGGCGATGCTGCGGCACGCGCAGGCCGTCGGCGCGACCGACCGCCTGCGGCTCGCCGTGGCCGCCCGCACCCTGGACGACCTGCCCTTCCCTGACGAGTTCGCCGCCGCCGGCGCAGTCGTCGCCCTGTCCCGGACCGACTACGAGGGGCGTCCCGCCGGTCATCTGACGGCGGCCGAGGTGGCCCCGCTGCTGCGACCGGATGCCACCGGGTTCGTGTGCGGATCGACACCGTTCGCCGAGTTCGCGACTCAGCTGCTGGTCGACGGTGGACTGCCCGCCGCCGCGTTGCGCGTCGAGCGCTTCGGCCCGTCGGGCTGA
- the lon gene encoding endopeptidase La, whose protein sequence is MVVPLELDEPAQAAIDAARAAATETSGTDSDDSKGELLIAPRLADRYATHGVVATIEQVGRMAGGAPAAVLRAGRRARIGVGVSGPGAALWVEAELLDDEPVTERTRTLATEYKSLVIATLQKRDAWQVIDTVEKMTDPSTLADASGWAPYLTGEQKRQILETADVAARLELLIEWTRAHLAEMDVAEKIRDDVREGMERNQREFLLRQQLAAIRKELGEDGEQEKGSVADFRSRLEAAELPEKVREQALREVDRLERASDQSPESGWIRTWLDTVLEIPWLVTTTDHHDVTAARAVLDADHHGLDDVKDRIVEYLAVRGRRAARGLELVGGRGSGAVLVLVGPPGVGKTSLGESVARALGRKFVRVALGGVRDEAEIRGHRRTYVGALPGRIVRALTEAGSRNPVMLLDEIDKVGADGYRGDPAAALLEVLDPAQNHTFRDHYLDLDLDLSDVLFLATANVLETIPSALLDRMELITMDGYTEDDKVAIARSHLLPRQRERAALTADEVTLTDEALRELAANYTREAGVRQLDRLLAKVFRKVATRLSGSPSGNDGSDAPVVVDQADLRGLLGRPRFLPETAERTAVPGVATGLAVTGMGGDVLFIEANTAPRDDSEPRRGGGSLTLTGQLGDVMKESAQIALSYLRSHGHRFGVDPADLDGRIHLHVPAGAVPKDGPSAGVTMVTALTSLATGRPVRSDVAMTGEVTLNGRVLPIGGVKQKLLAAQRAGVTTVFIPARNEPDLDDVPREVLDALTVKPVADVADILAEALEPIAGVDSEVARVA, encoded by the coding sequence ATGGTCGTCCCGCTCGAGCTCGACGAGCCCGCCCAGGCGGCCATCGACGCCGCTCGCGCCGCCGCCACCGAGACGTCCGGCACGGACTCGGACGACAGCAAGGGCGAGCTGCTCATCGCTCCCCGACTGGCCGACCGCTACGCCACCCACGGCGTGGTGGCGACCATCGAGCAGGTCGGCCGGATGGCTGGCGGCGCCCCCGCCGCCGTGCTGCGCGCCGGCCGGCGGGCCCGCATCGGGGTCGGGGTCTCCGGACCCGGCGCCGCCCTGTGGGTCGAGGCCGAACTGCTGGACGACGAGCCCGTCACCGAGCGCACCCGCACCCTGGCCACCGAATACAAGTCGCTCGTCATCGCCACCCTGCAGAAGCGGGACGCCTGGCAGGTCATCGACACCGTCGAGAAGATGACGGACCCGTCGACCCTGGCCGACGCGTCCGGGTGGGCGCCGTACCTGACCGGCGAGCAGAAGCGGCAGATCCTCGAGACCGCCGATGTGGCCGCCCGTCTCGAACTGCTCATCGAGTGGACCCGCGCACATCTGGCCGAGATGGACGTCGCCGAGAAGATCCGCGACGACGTCCGCGAGGGCATGGAGCGCAACCAGCGCGAATTCCTGCTGCGCCAGCAGCTGGCCGCGATCCGCAAGGAGCTCGGCGAGGACGGCGAGCAGGAGAAGGGGTCCGTCGCCGACTTCCGGTCCCGTCTCGAGGCGGCCGAGCTGCCCGAGAAGGTCCGCGAGCAGGCGCTGCGGGAGGTCGACCGGCTGGAGCGGGCCAGCGACCAGTCCCCCGAGTCCGGCTGGATCCGGACCTGGCTGGACACCGTCCTGGAGATCCCGTGGCTGGTCACCACCACCGACCATCACGACGTGACCGCCGCCCGCGCGGTGCTGGACGCCGACCATCACGGGCTGGACGACGTGAAGGACCGGATCGTCGAGTACCTGGCCGTTCGCGGCCGTCGGGCCGCCCGCGGCCTGGAGTTGGTCGGCGGACGGGGTTCCGGCGCCGTGCTGGTGCTGGTCGGCCCGCCCGGGGTCGGCAAGACGTCCCTGGGCGAGTCGGTCGCCCGCGCGCTGGGCCGGAAGTTCGTCCGGGTCGCCCTGGGCGGCGTCCGCGACGAGGCCGAGATCCGCGGTCACCGCCGCACCTACGTCGGGGCGCTGCCCGGGCGGATCGTGCGGGCGCTGACCGAGGCCGGCTCCCGCAACCCGGTGATGCTGCTGGACGAGATCGACAAGGTCGGCGCCGACGGCTACCGGGGCGATCCGGCCGCGGCACTGCTCGAGGTGCTGGACCCGGCGCAGAACCACACGTTCCGCGATCACTACCTGGACCTGGACCTCGACCTGTCCGACGTGCTGTTCCTGGCCACCGCCAACGTGCTGGAGACCATTCCGTCCGCGTTGCTGGACCGGATGGAGCTCATCACGATGGACGGTTACACCGAGGACGACAAGGTCGCGATCGCCCGCAGCCACCTGCTGCCCCGGCAGCGGGAGCGGGCCGCGCTGACCGCCGACGAGGTGACCCTCACCGACGAGGCGCTGCGCGAGCTGGCCGCGAACTACACCCGGGAGGCCGGCGTCCGGCAGCTCGACCGGCTGCTGGCCAAGGTGTTCCGGAAGGTCGCGACCCGGCTGTCCGGCTCGCCTTCGGGGAACGACGGCTCGGACGCGCCCGTGGTGGTCGATCAGGCCGATCTGCGTGGCCTGCTCGGCCGGCCCCGGTTCCTGCCGGAGACCGCCGAGCGCACCGCGGTGCCCGGGGTGGCGACCGGTCTGGCCGTCACCGGGATGGGCGGCGACGTGCTGTTCATCGAGGCCAACACGGCCCCGCGGGACGACTCCGAGCCGCGCCGCGGTGGTGGATCGCTGACCCTCACCGGGCAGCTGGGCGACGTCATGAAGGAGTCGGCGCAGATCGCGCTGTCCTACCTGCGGTCGCACGGCCACCGGTTCGGGGTCGACCCGGCCGACCTGGACGGACGCATCCACCTGCACGTCCCGGCCGGCGCCGTCCCCAAGGACGGACCGTCCGCGGGCGTCACCATGGTCACCGCGCTGACGTCGCTGGCCACCGGTCGCCCGGTGCGCTCGGACGTGGCCATGACCGGCGAGGTCACGCTGAACGGTCGGGTCCTGCCCATCGGCGGGGTGAAGCAGAAGCTGCTGGCCGCGCAGCGGGCCGGCGTCACCACGGTGTTCATCCCGGCCCGCAACGAGCCGGACCTGGACGACGTGCCCCGTGAGGTGTTGGACGCGCTGACCGTCAAGCCGGTCGCCGACGTGGCCGACATCCTCGCCGAGGCGCTGGAGCCGATTGCCGGCGTCGATTCCGAGGTCGCTCGGGTCGCCTGA
- a CDS encoding serine/threonine kinase, translating into MSGDQTERSPVLTPRLVGLSVDDAGGVASRHQVCMVRENPDTPGEVVAVVSDGVTATVLSQCPPTGTAVFPGSAVTVTWREDGGDGVREPRRPSPDPLVMSRMRSVDADDSVRSASSG; encoded by the coding sequence ATGTCGGGTGACCAGACGGAGCGTTCGCCGGTGCTGACCCCACGCCTCGTCGGTCTGTCCGTCGATGACGCCGGGGGCGTCGCGTCCCGGCATCAGGTGTGCATGGTGCGCGAGAACCCCGACACCCCCGGGGAAGTGGTGGCGGTCGTGTCCGACGGCGTGACGGCGACGGTGCTCAGTCAGTGCCCGCCCACCGGAACGGCGGTGTTCCCCGGATCGGCGGTCACGGTGACGTGGCGCGAGGACGGCGGCGACGGCGTCCGAGAACCACGCCGTCCGTCACCGGACCCTCTCGTGATGTCCCGCATGCGTTCGGTCGACGCTGACGACAGCGTGCGATCCGCATCGAGCGGATGA
- a CDS encoding pyridoxamine 5'-phosphate oxidase family protein produces MLIDVTAVPPASLVPLSPTARSTVRRGANRARTDRTDLYAVLDAGTVCHLGVVLEGAPVVLPTAYGRVEDTLYLHGSTGSASLRAAMTGSPVSVTVTLVDGVVHARSVFHFSMNYRSAVVHGTARTVTDPDERLAGLRALTEQVAPGAWSYARQPNRKELAATAVLALDLTEASVKVRTGPPVDDETDVRDRPEVWAGVRPLRVVADAPLPCPTVPDGVPVPAHLR; encoded by the coding sequence ATGCTCATCGACGTGACTGCCGTTCCGCCCGCATCCCTCGTCCCGCTCTCCCCGACTGCCCGCAGTACCGTGCGCCGCGGTGCCAACCGGGCCCGCACCGACCGAACCGACCTGTACGCCGTTCTCGACGCCGGCACGGTCTGCCACCTCGGCGTCGTGCTGGAGGGCGCCCCGGTCGTCCTGCCCACCGCCTACGGCCGCGTCGAAGACACGCTCTACCTGCACGGATCGACCGGCTCGGCGTCCCTGCGGGCCGCGATGACCGGGTCACCGGTGAGCGTCACTGTCACCCTGGTCGACGGAGTCGTGCACGCCCGATCCGTCTTCCACTTCTCGATGAACTACCGCAGCGCCGTCGTCCACGGCACCGCCCGGACGGTGACCGACCCGGACGAGCGGCTGGCGGGTCTGCGGGCGTTGACCGAGCAGGTCGCCCCCGGCGCCTGGTCGTACGCGCGGCAGCCGAACCGGAAGGAGCTGGCCGCCACCGCCGTGCTCGCCCTGGACCTGACTGAAGCCAGCGTGAAGGTGCGGACCGGGCCGCCGGTGGACGACGAGACCGACGTCCGGGACCGTCCGGAGGTCTGGGCCGGGGTGCGGCCGCTGCGGGTGGTGGCGGACGCTCCGTTGCCGTGCCCGACCGTGCCGGACGGGGTTCCCGTCCCGGCCCACCTACGCTGA
- a CDS encoding type II toxin-antitoxin system PemK/MazF family toxin yields MRRGDICLVDLDPARGNEANKRRPAVIVSNDRANTTAERLGRGVVTVVPVTSNTDRVLAFQTFLPAVECGLPRDSKAQAEQVRSVAVERIGPTIGRVTGELMGHLDDALRLHLQL; encoded by the coding sequence ATGCGACGCGGTGACATCTGTCTGGTCGACCTGGATCCGGCCCGGGGCAACGAGGCGAACAAGAGGCGACCTGCGGTCATCGTGAGCAACGACCGCGCCAATACCACCGCGGAACGCCTGGGCCGCGGGGTCGTCACCGTCGTCCCCGTCACCAGCAACACCGACCGCGTTCTGGCCTTCCAGACGTTCCTACCGGCGGTCGAATGCGGACTGCCTCGCGACAGCAAAGCTCAAGCGGAGCAGGTGAGGTCCGTGGCCGTGGAACGAATCGGACCGACGATCGGACGGGTCACCGGCGAACTCATGGGCCACCTCGACGACGCCCTGCGACTGCACCTGCAACTCTGA
- a CDS encoding DedA family protein, translated as MSVPSWLEGTPFAVTVGVLFAIVLLRAQGTYWLGRLAAAGALRSRWADRVTGPRTTATIVRLHRWGWPLITLSFLTVGMQTVVNAAAGLTRMPWLRYTAAMVPGCLAWAVVYATVGFAALEAALALAARSPWALVAVLLLVAGGAAVLIRRRQRTATTPPGATAERAADPIQSP; from the coding sequence GTGAGCGTGCCGAGCTGGTTGGAGGGCACGCCGTTCGCGGTGACGGTCGGGGTGCTGTTCGCGATCGTGCTGCTCCGCGCCCAGGGCACCTACTGGTTGGGGCGCCTGGCCGCGGCGGGGGCGCTCCGTTCGCGGTGGGCCGACCGCGTCACCGGTCCCCGGACCACCGCCACGATCGTCCGTCTGCACCGATGGGGTTGGCCGCTGATCACCCTGTCGTTCCTGACGGTCGGCATGCAGACCGTCGTCAACGCGGCCGCCGGGCTGACCCGGATGCCCTGGCTGCGGTACACGGCGGCCATGGTCCCCGGCTGCCTCGCCTGGGCGGTGGTCTACGCGACGGTCGGCTTCGCCGCCCTGGAGGCGGCCCTGGCCCTCGCGGCCCGGTCACCCTGGGCCCTGGTCGCGGTGTTGCTGCTGGTCGCCGGGGGTGCCGCCGTGCTGATCCGGCGGCGGCAGCGAACTGCGACCACCCCGCCGGGCGCCACCGCCGAACGGGCGGCGGACCCCATCCAGAGTCCGTGA
- a CDS encoding RCC1 domain-containing protein, translating to MTGKRRSARAGGLGGVLAVALLTLAPTSADAQSPALAAPATAGRPSAQVARATGNDLATPGLGWGDGNDGQLAGSTGRLPGPIPVLLPPATVSVALGRRHSLALTADGAVYSWGADSASLLGAAAGPAPAAGPAFRRVAVPEGTVVTAIATDSGHSLALSDRGAVYSWGANRSGELGDGGTAARQTVAAVAGLPAIAAIATGEHHSVAVSTDGRVYTWGANDTGQLGHSGGGSAAPLPVALPDGTRAVEAAAGARFTLVRTADGRVLAWGANSDGQLGDGSRIGRSSAGTVLLPTDQRATHIAAGGSGAVVVTERGQAWSWGDNSLGQVGDATTTDRSVPVAVPLPGGATAVDLSRAGDHTLVRTADRRLFAWGDNRWGQLGDGTTTTRSTPTVVDLPPGDDIVAMGAGFGQDLAAVASNGLDRLTVATSTPVITPAMRAEFRVDGFDDQGHWLGPVTTGVTLAIDDGTCEGMSCRSDRAGERAVTATVGSAVGRTFLRVTSSGSGPSTTASPTDDPDPSTTPPPSTTPGTTTTTTPSPTATAGGTTTRVSSTALVVPTADRPVPGTTVQPVDPPAFTRATGVLSSTGVGPWLFPALLAAVAAVATGTVLVVVSRRRHRTAPEGEPQS from the coding sequence ATGACGGGGAAGAGACGATCGGCTCGCGCCGGGGGACTGGGCGGCGTCCTGGCGGTGGCGTTGCTGACCCTGGCCCCGACGAGTGCTGACGCACAGTCGCCTGCACTCGCCGCGCCGGCCACGGCCGGACGACCGTCGGCTCAGGTCGCCCGAGCTACCGGGAATGACCTGGCCACACCAGGTCTGGGGTGGGGTGACGGCAACGACGGCCAGCTGGCCGGATCGACCGGGCGATTGCCCGGACCCATCCCGGTACTGCTGCCACCGGCCACGGTGTCGGTGGCCCTCGGCCGCCGACACTCGTTGGCGCTGACGGCCGATGGCGCCGTGTATTCCTGGGGCGCCGACTCGGCCTCCCTGTTGGGCGCCGCGGCAGGACCCGCGCCCGCTGCGGGTCCGGCATTCCGGCGGGTCGCCGTTCCCGAGGGGACCGTCGTGACGGCCATCGCCACCGACTCGGGCCACAGCCTGGCCCTGTCCGATCGGGGAGCCGTCTACAGCTGGGGCGCCAACCGCAGCGGAGAGCTGGGTGACGGGGGCACTGCGGCCCGTCAGACGGTGGCGGCGGTCGCCGGCCTCCCTGCGATCGCCGCGATCGCCACGGGTGAACACCACAGCGTTGCCGTCAGTACCGACGGCCGCGTCTACACCTGGGGGGCAAACGACACCGGTCAATTGGGCCACAGCGGGGGCGGCTCGGCCGCACCCCTGCCCGTCGCACTCCCCGACGGCACCCGAGCGGTGGAAGCCGCGGCCGGAGCACGCTTCACCCTCGTCCGCACGGCCGACGGCCGCGTGCTGGCCTGGGGGGCCAACTCGGACGGACAGCTGGGGGACGGATCCCGGATCGGTCGGTCCTCCGCGGGCACGGTCCTGCTTCCCACCGATCAGCGGGCGACCCACATCGCAGCCGGAGGGTCCGGAGCAGTGGTGGTCACCGAGCGGGGCCAGGCGTGGAGCTGGGGTGACAACAGCCTGGGGCAGGTCGGTGACGCCACCACCACCGACCGCTCCGTGCCCGTCGCCGTTCCCCTCCCCGGGGGTGCCACCGCTGTCGACCTGAGCCGGGCCGGCGACCACACGCTCGTGCGGACGGCCGACCGGCGGCTGTTCGCGTGGGGAGACAACCGATGGGGCCAGCTCGGAGACGGGACGACCACCACGCGTTCCACGCCCACCGTCGTCGACCTCCCCCCGGGCGACGACATCGTGGCCATGGGCGCAGGTTTCGGTCAGGACCTCGCCGCCGTCGCGTCGAACGGCCTGGACCGGCTCACCGTCGCGACCTCCACTCCGGTCATCACCCCGGCGATGCGCGCCGAGTTCCGTGTCGACGGATTCGACGACCAGGGGCACTGGCTGGGGCCGGTCACCACCGGGGTGACGCTGGCGATCGACGACGGCACCTGCGAGGGAATGAGCTGCCGATCCGACCGGGCCGGCGAACGCGCGGTCACCGCCACGGTGGGGTCCGCCGTCGGCCGAACATTCCTGCGGGTGACCAGCTCCGGTTCCGGCCCGTCGACGACGGCCAGCCCGACCGATGACCCGGATCCGTCGACGACGCCACCACCGAGCACGACCCCCGGGACGACCACGACCACTACGCCGTCCCCCACGGCGACGGCCGGGGGTACGACGACGCGCGTCTCGTCCACTGCTCTCGTCGTACCGACGGCCGACCGTCCGGTGCCGGGCACGACGGTGCAGCCGGTCGATCCACCGGCCTTCACCCGGGCCACCGGTGTCCTGTCGTCGACCGGCGTCGGCCCCTGGCTGTTTCCCGCCCTCCTGGCCGCGGTCGCTGCCGTCGCGACCGGAACCGTCCTCGTCGTCGTCTCGCGGCGCCGCCACCGCACCGCTCCCGAGGGAGAACCCCAGTCATGA
- a CDS encoding sulfite oxidase-like oxidoreductase, which translates to MATRGFVGRRRTERDPRLPPGQYDTGTDWPVLTAEATPRIAPENWSFTLNGLVATPTTWTWDEVHALPASRYDGDIHCVTTWSLLGTSFEGVSLDTLLDIAGPSPQATHILARAKTGYTTNLPLEHVTGGKAWLVWTHEGRPLPVDHGGPVRLLVPHLYFWKSAKWVTSITLLDHEEQGFWERNGYHDLGDPWREQRYTGD; encoded by the coding sequence ATGGCAACCCGAGGTTTCGTCGGCCGGCGGCGCACCGAACGCGACCCCCGGCTCCCGCCCGGCCAGTACGACACCGGAACGGACTGGCCGGTGCTGACCGCGGAGGCGACCCCGCGGATCGCCCCGGAGAACTGGTCGTTCACCCTGAACGGCCTGGTCGCCACCCCCACCACCTGGACCTGGGACGAGGTTCACGCGCTGCCGGCCTCCCGCTACGACGGCGACATCCACTGCGTCACCACGTGGTCGCTGCTCGGCACATCGTTCGAGGGCGTCAGCCTCGACACCCTCCTGGACATCGCCGGACCGTCGCCGCAGGCGACCCACATCCTGGCCCGCGCCAAGACCGGGTACACCACCAACCTGCCGCTCGAGCACGTCACCGGGGGCAAGGCCTGGCTGGTGTGGACCCACGAGGGTCGCCCGTTGCCGGTCGACCACGGCGGCCCGGTCCGGTTGCTGGTCCCGCACCTGTACTTCTGGAAGAGCGCGAAGTGGGTCACCTCGATCACCCTGCTCGACCACGAGGAGCAGGGTTTCTGGGAACGCAACGGGTACCACGACCTCGGCGATCCGTGGCGGGAACAGCGGTACACCGGTGACTGA